From a region of the Leptospira kmetyi serovar Malaysia str. Bejo-Iso9 genome:
- a CDS encoding Crp/Fnr family transcriptional regulator, protein MVHRLGVEFKESDIIFEENQEAEVMYLIVRGKVGIHKKVKEAYKLLVELKEGDMFGEMALIDKTPRSARAVARTDVSLIAINEGAFFNLIQTNPGFSMKIVKILSSRLRETNKTIASLLKADKKNLVTSALISFSQTNGQKDGNNYRIHLSHFIKWAILRVGLEHQDLVSSISLLVKDKMVEQRKEDPSTLIIRESLFKYTVDA, encoded by the coding sequence ATGGTCCACAGGCTGGGCGTTGAGTTCAAAGAATCCGATATCATCTTCGAAGAAAATCAGGAAGCGGAAGTGATGTATCTCATCGTCCGGGGAAAAGTCGGAATTCACAAAAAAGTAAAGGAAGCCTATAAACTCCTCGTAGAATTAAAAGAGGGCGATATGTTCGGCGAAATGGCACTGATCGATAAGACGCCTCGAAGCGCGCGAGCCGTAGCAAGAACGGATGTTTCGCTTATCGCAATCAACGAAGGCGCCTTTTTCAATCTCATCCAAACGAATCCCGGATTCTCCATGAAGATCGTAAAAATTCTTTCTTCCAGACTTCGGGAAACCAATAAGACGATCGCATCGCTTTTAAAAGCCGACAAAAAGAATTTAGTGACTTCCGCCTTGATCAGTTTTTCACAAACGAACGGACAAAAAGACGGAAACAATTACCGGATTCATCTCAGTCATTTTATCAAGTGGGCGATCCTTAGGGTCGGGTTGGAACACCAAGACTTGGTGAGTTCGATCAGTCTATTAGTAAAAGATAAAATGGTGGAACAGAGAAAAGAGGATCCTTCGACCTTAATCATCCGGGAGTCGCTTTTCAAATATACGGTGGATGCTTGA
- a CDS encoding enoyl-CoA hydratase/isomerase family protein, which yields MKYECLVTELRETILIVTLNRPEKSNALNVKIRDELETVFNSSAKDDSVKAIVLHSSGKHFSSGYDLGEVVRTDMESFRHRILEYHYALYGFPKPVVTVLKGFASAGGFDLALCGDYIVSEKKAILFRPEIRFGGPPLITTLARKVGPSKALSLTLKGDPIRSSQALSLGIVDEIYEKENVLEHAVQVASKLSQWDLNLLSVLKGIANNYFTGDLYENLKNEFDEFAAVLDDPKFFERVRSYAGTIQQ from the coding sequence ATGAAGTATGAATGTCTCGTTACGGAGTTAAGGGAAACGATTCTGATCGTAACCCTCAATCGTCCCGAAAAATCCAACGCGTTGAACGTTAAGATCCGGGACGAACTTGAGACCGTATTCAACTCAAGCGCCAAAGACGATTCCGTAAAGGCGATCGTTCTCCATTCTTCCGGTAAACATTTTTCAAGCGGTTACGATCTGGGAGAGGTCGTTCGAACCGATATGGAATCCTTTCGTCATAGAATATTAGAATATCATTATGCACTCTACGGATTTCCGAAACCGGTAGTCACGGTTCTGAAGGGTTTTGCTTCGGCGGGCGGCTTTGATCTCGCTCTTTGCGGCGATTATATCGTTTCCGAAAAGAAGGCGATTTTGTTTCGTCCCGAAATTCGTTTCGGAGGTCCTCCTCTCATCACAACTCTTGCAAGAAAAGTCGGTCCTTCCAAGGCGTTGAGTCTTACGTTAAAGGGAGATCCGATCCGTTCTTCACAAGCCTTAAGTTTGGGAATCGTGGACGAAATCTATGAGAAGGAAAACGTTTTGGAACACGCGGTTCAAGTCGCTTCCAAACTTTCACAGTGGGATTTGAATCTGTTATCCGTCCTAAAAGGGATCGCTAACAATTATTTCACGGGCGACTTATACGAAAATTTAAAGAATGAATTCGACGAGTTTGCGGCCGTTTTAGACGATCCGAAATTTTTTGAGAGGGTGCGTAGTTATGCCGGAACGATTCAACAATAA
- a CDS encoding winged helix DNA-binding domain-containing protein translates to MKLSEIAALRLFSHRISKIENKNPAEVVAWLGAIQGQDYFGSKWSIGLRLTNSRDDEIEKAISQKRIVRSWPLRGTLHFTEAKDLRWMLELLGPKLVRNNAKRYQELELDSSLFKKCNRLMIQELKGNKSLTREELTDLFSKAGIDATKNRLSFILQRAGLDQILCFGERREKEFTYVLFDEWLVKTKAETKTDEEALNELAMRFFRSRGPATIFDFIWWSGLSASDAKKALDGVSSRLKSEVVEEKTYWMPKNLQDSALDNSTKDDVYLLPGFDEFLLGYTDRGASIDVAYQKRMIPANGVFSATIVVAGKVIGTWKRTFKKDHILIEISPFVKPNGKIKDGIVEAAERYSSFLELPPKIVF, encoded by the coding sequence TTGAAACTTTCGGAGATCGCCGCACTCAGATTATTCTCTCATCGGATTTCCAAGATCGAAAATAAAAATCCCGCCGAGGTGGTCGCATGGCTCGGAGCGATACAAGGTCAGGATTATTTCGGATCGAAGTGGTCGATCGGACTTCGCTTAACAAATTCCAGAGACGATGAAATCGAAAAGGCGATTTCCCAAAAAAGAATCGTTCGTTCCTGGCCCTTGCGGGGCACGTTGCATTTCACGGAAGCCAAAGACTTACGATGGATGTTGGAGTTGCTCGGTCCGAAGCTCGTTCGTAACAACGCGAAACGATACCAGGAGTTGGAACTCGATTCTTCCCTATTCAAAAAATGCAATCGATTGATGATCCAAGAATTAAAGGGAAACAAAAGTCTGACTCGGGAAGAATTGACCGATCTGTTTTCCAAAGCGGGAATCGACGCGACCAAAAATCGTTTGTCCTTTATTCTTCAGAGAGCGGGTTTGGATCAGATTCTTTGTTTCGGCGAAAGAAGAGAAAAGGAATTCACTTACGTTTTGTTCGACGAATGGCTCGTTAAAACGAAAGCCGAAACGAAAACCGACGAAGAAGCCTTAAACGAATTGGCGATGCGATTCTTCCGAAGCAGAGGACCTGCTACGATCTTTGACTTTATCTGGTGGTCGGGTTTAAGCGCAAGCGACGCGAAGAAAGCCTTGGACGGCGTTTCATCCAGGTTGAAAAGCGAAGTAGTCGAAGAGAAAACGTATTGGATGCCGAAGAATCTGCAAGACTCCGCTTTGGACAATTCCACAAAAGACGACGTTTATCTTTTACCCGGTTTCGACGAATTCTTACTCGGATATACGGATCGAGGAGCTTCGATCGATGTCGCTTATCAAAAACGAATGATTCCCGCCAACGGAGTTTTCAGCGCTACGATCGTGGTCGCGGGAAAGGTGATCGGAACCTGGAAAAGAACATTCAAAAAAGATCATATACTGATCGAGATTTCACCGTTTGTCAAACCGAACGGAAAGATCAAAGACGGAATCGTCGAAGCCGCTGAAAGATATTCTTCCTTTTTGGAACTTCCCCCGAAGATCGTTTTTTGA
- a CDS encoding MBL fold metallo-hydrolase gives MKYPWITLGVLGVLSIGLVYSLGYPKLEIQNDVEVAEPRLSNFRNPGVRFTLIRTANAGTSEAFLFEGGNLLKKRIVAHSALLVEHPKGKFLFDTGLGTDIREQFALKPIHLKILMAYTDHVPAIEVLQKAGYDPKQIGKVYLSHMHWDHASGIKDFPWAKIITTKEERDAAIKSDSRHGYIQRQFDGDRILWENISFDDVPYESYSKSLDLFGDGSIVFVPMEGHGGGSIGLFVNLSKEKRYFFTGDISWSKEGFLIPAHKPRLSRRIADAHPEELGKELSRVHKLVSKKPEIHLIPSHDSIAQESLSHFPNWNE, from the coding sequence ATGAAATATCCGTGGATCACATTGGGTGTGTTGGGAGTTTTATCGATCGGATTGGTATATTCATTAGGATATCCTAAATTAGAGATTCAGAATGATGTGGAAGTTGCAGAGCCGCGTCTTTCGAATTTTCGAAATCCGGGCGTTCGTTTTACGTTGATTCGAACCGCAAACGCGGGAACCTCGGAGGCTTTTTTGTTCGAGGGAGGAAATCTTCTCAAAAAAAGAATCGTCGCGCATTCCGCTCTGCTTGTGGAACATCCGAAGGGAAAGTTCTTGTTTGATACGGGACTCGGAACCGATATCCGGGAACAATTCGCGTTAAAGCCGATTCATCTAAAAATTCTGATGGCTTATACGGATCATGTTCCTGCAATTGAGGTTTTACAAAAAGCGGGTTACGATCCGAAACAGATCGGCAAAGTTTATCTTTCCCATATGCACTGGGATCACGCGAGCGGCATCAAGGATTTTCCTTGGGCGAAAATTATAACCACAAAAGAAGAACGAGACGCCGCGATCAAGTCCGACTCAAGACACGGATACATTCAAAGGCAGTTCGACGGTGATCGGATTCTTTGGGAGAATATTTCTTTCGACGACGTTCCCTACGAATCGTATTCGAAAAGTTTGGATCTATTCGGCGACGGTAGTATCGTTTTCGTTCCGATGGAAGGACACGGAGGAGGTTCGATCGGGTTGTTCGTCAATCTATCGAAGGAAAAAAGATATTTCTTTACGGGAGATATTTCCTGGTCCAAGGAAGGTTTTTTGATTCCCGCGCACAAACCGAGACTTTCCAGGAGAATCGCGGACGCTCATCCGGAAGAGCTCGGAAAAGAATTGAGTCGCGTTCATAAACTCGTTTCTAAAAAACCGGAGATTCATTTGATTCCTTCTCATGATTCGATCGCGCAGGAATCCCTTTCTCATTTTCCGAATTGGAACGAATGA
- a CDS encoding TetR/AcrR family transcriptional regulator, whose protein sequence is MAFSLETKGYNGTGLNDIVESSGSPKGSIYFHFPGGKEDLAAEAITTSGRAMGAMLGSLLSSSRSASSAIVSIFKALENKLVGTDYSQGCPVATTASETVSKGNPVNEACRNIFGEWNQGLETFFIGKGWDKKEAAVLSTSILCLLEGAILLSRTRQDPEPLRSASKTAKILVQQGEKNL, encoded by the coding sequence ATGGCATTCTCCTTGGAAACAAAAGGTTATAACGGAACCGGGTTGAACGACATCGTTGAATCCTCCGGTTCCCCGAAGGGTTCGATCTATTTTCATTTTCCGGGCGGAAAGGAAGATCTCGCGGCGGAAGCGATCACAACTTCGGGAAGAGCGATGGGTGCGATGTTGGGCTCTTTGTTGTCGTCTTCCCGATCCGCTTCGAGTGCGATCGTTTCCATCTTCAAGGCATTGGAGAACAAACTCGTTGGAACCGATTACAGCCAAGGTTGCCCCGTCGCAACAACGGCATCCGAAACGGTTTCCAAAGGAAACCCGGTCAACGAAGCCTGCAGAAATATTTTTGGAGAATGGAATCAAGGACTGGAAACTTTTTTTATCGGTAAGGGCTGGGATAAGAAAGAGGCGGCAGTGTTATCCACTTCGATTCTTTGTCTTTTGGAAGGCGCGATTCTTCTTTCCAGAACCCGTCAAGATCCGGAACCTTTGCGATCCGCTTCCAAAACCGCGAAAATTTTAGTGCAACAAGGGGAAAAGAATTTATGA
- a CDS encoding YncE family protein: MNSNLKKNFLKPNAAFLIPIFLFLVCCESGNSSLISSPANREKSGSAIVKFSIQPYKGTVIKSGEEILPFKVLETDKNIALVEVDAPVYKDGKGIELKFSSPGFQNSSYRAKSTEELNEKLIALDKEGVTHRFVSRLKTGMQPKSVRFIDNTRLAIPLLEDEGMDVLDISTGVTVRLAPPEKYKKKLGFVETIAIPEHNELWVSQMQANAVHVFDLKTLEYKATVDLTGKWSKILLYDPIRDLVYCSNWISEDISVIDRKTKTEVRKTDKIGLPRGLLLSKDGKDLYIAQFSASNQESGGGRLGIYSMEKEKLIDTIGPPGNKRHIVPGNTENKIYVSDMCCSKIEVYDLKEKKVQKTIPVFDKPNTIALSPDGKYLYVSCRGPNNPTEGYLKKGLVLGRVYVIDTATDTVKEFWEAGNQPTGLDVSPDNRYLVISDFLDHQIRVYRREGF, from the coding sequence TTGAACTCGAATCTTAAAAAGAATTTTCTCAAACCGAACGCCGCGTTTTTGATTCCGATCTTTTTGTTTTTAGTCTGTTGCGAAAGCGGGAATTCTTCCCTGATCTCCTCGCCCGCAAACCGCGAGAAAAGCGGAAGCGCGATCGTTAAGTTCAGCATTCAACCGTATAAAGGAACCGTAATCAAATCGGGAGAAGAGATTCTTCCCTTTAAAGTTTTGGAAACGGATAAGAATATCGCCTTGGTCGAAGTGGACGCTCCCGTTTATAAGGACGGCAAAGGAATCGAACTGAAATTCTCCTCTCCCGGTTTTCAAAATTCCTCCTATCGAGCAAAGTCCACGGAAGAATTGAACGAAAAGTTGATCGCTTTGGACAAAGAGGGCGTAACGCATCGTTTTGTTTCGAGACTCAAAACGGGAATGCAACCCAAAAGCGTCCGCTTTATAGACAACACAAGACTTGCGATTCCTCTTTTGGAAGACGAAGGAATGGACGTTCTCGATATAAGCACGGGCGTAACGGTTCGACTCGCTCCTCCCGAAAAATACAAAAAGAAACTCGGCTTTGTGGAAACGATCGCGATCCCGGAACACAACGAACTCTGGGTGAGTCAGATGCAGGCCAACGCGGTTCACGTCTTCGATTTAAAAACTCTCGAATATAAAGCGACTGTGGATCTTACCGGAAAATGGTCCAAGATTCTTCTCTATGATCCGATCCGGGATCTCGTTTATTGTTCGAACTGGATCAGCGAAGACATTTCCGTGATCGACAGAAAAACGAAAACCGAAGTCCGCAAAACGGATAAGATCGGTTTACCGAGAGGACTTCTTCTTTCCAAGGACGGAAAGGATTTGTATATCGCTCAATTCTCCGCAAGCAATCAGGAATCCGGAGGAGGAAGACTCGGAATCTATTCTATGGAAAAGGAAAAGCTGATCGATACGATCGGTCCTCCCGGAAACAAACGTCATATCGTTCCCGGAAACACGGAAAATAAAATCTACGTTTCCGATATGTGTTGCAGTAAAATCGAAGTCTACGATCTCAAAGAAAAGAAAGTTCAAAAGACGATTCCCGTATTCGATAAACCGAATACGATCGCGTTGTCTCCCGACGGAAAATATCTCTACGTTTCCTGCAGAGGTCCGAACAATCCCACCGAAGGTTATCTCAAAAAAGGATTGGTGCTCGGAAGAGTTTACGTGATCGACACCGCGACCGACACCGTTAAAGAATTCTGGGAGGCGGGAAACCAACCCACCGGGCTCGACGTTTCCCCCGATAACCGCTACTTGGTGATCTCGGATTTTTTGGATCATCAAATACGAGTCTATCGCAGAGAAGGTTTTTAA
- a CDS encoding NAD(P)-binding domain-containing protein translates to MSIQIPFVSRYFSWLHNNAPEGAVEIYPEVSETYESSVPGIRVIGDLTGLPLLKFAVESGTKVVKEIERENGKRNSKDETKDSSVYDVLIVGAGPAGVSAGIECKKLNYNFIILEANDPFHTVKSYPKAKPIFAEPEDLKIESEIPIQNGTKESLLKDLQNALAKWKLPIQTKTNVIRVQKENFGFTIFTENGGTFRTKELILALGKSGDARNLQVPGEELPKVFHRLIDPKDFENEKVLVVGGGDSAVEAAIAISDYADSVQLSYRGKELVRPKSDNKQKFETLVESGKIEFLNETVLEEISNREARLKKTDSANREKGSQDVRNIQNTSVLVQIGSSAPIEFLKRIGLRIQNQKRIWDWIGFAAMILFANVVYFGKASFYGNSFYAWIASISLIGFAILGTGILFRLLKNRKEIFSNSWNVFKNSYILFASVYFCSVYVGSKYLDFHVFGKQPGFHYTLLYSLTILTFGLRRMKARPTRYIRTQTWTLILIQIFPLFLLPEIILPFLGQNGLLGNPNGFLLTQVFPYGAYWNAYGFILAWPLNMGIFYNTGITSFWLIYGILQTFVVIPFLVYRFGKGAYCGWICSCGGLAETLGDETRTKMPHGKFANRLENAGQWILLFATIITLLKLSEIFLSSWLPFTHVLGSIGDGGKKIYDVVVDLLLAGVVGVGAYFFLSGRVWCRFFCPLSALMHIYARFSKFRIFSEKKRCISCNICTKVCHQGIDVMSYANKGLPMDNVQCVRCSACVVNCPTNVLSFGETK, encoded by the coding sequence ATGAGCATACAAATCCCGTTCGTTTCGCGTTACTTTTCCTGGCTTCACAACAACGCCCCCGAAGGCGCCGTTGAAATTTATCCGGAAGTTTCCGAAACCTACGAAAGTTCCGTTCCGGGGATTCGAGTCATCGGAGATCTTACCGGACTTCCTCTTTTGAAATTCGCCGTGGAAAGCGGAACCAAGGTAGTAAAAGAAATCGAAAGGGAGAATGGAAAACGCAATTCCAAAGACGAAACGAAAGATTCTTCCGTTTACGACGTCTTGATCGTGGGCGCGGGCCCGGCCGGAGTCTCCGCGGGAATCGAGTGTAAAAAACTAAATTACAATTTTATTATATTAGAAGCCAATGATCCGTTTCATACGGTGAAAAGTTACCCGAAAGCAAAGCCGATCTTTGCCGAACCGGAGGATCTAAAGATCGAATCGGAAATTCCGATTCAAAACGGAACCAAAGAAAGTCTTTTAAAAGATCTGCAGAACGCTCTTGCAAAATGGAAACTTCCGATTCAAACAAAAACGAACGTGATTCGTGTGCAAAAGGAGAATTTCGGTTTTACGATCTTCACCGAAAACGGCGGAACGTTTCGAACGAAAGAATTGATTCTCGCGTTGGGAAAAAGCGGAGACGCAAGAAACCTCCAAGTTCCCGGCGAAGAATTACCGAAAGTATTTCATCGTTTGATCGACCCGAAAGATTTTGAAAACGAAAAGGTGCTCGTAGTGGGCGGCGGAGATTCCGCAGTGGAAGCGGCGATCGCGATCAGTGATTATGCGGACTCGGTTCAACTTTCTTATCGCGGAAAAGAACTCGTTCGCCCCAAGTCGGATAACAAACAAAAGTTCGAAACCTTAGTCGAATCCGGAAAAATCGAATTCTTAAACGAAACCGTTTTGGAGGAAATTTCGAACCGGGAAGCTCGTTTGAAAAAAACCGATTCCGCAAATCGGGAAAAAGGTTCGCAGGACGTTCGAAACATTCAAAACACGAGCGTTCTCGTTCAAATCGGTTCAAGCGCGCCGATCGAATTTCTAAAAAGAATCGGCCTTCGGATTCAAAATCAAAAACGAATTTGGGATTGGATCGGATTTGCGGCGATGATTCTTTTTGCGAACGTGGTTTATTTCGGAAAGGCGTCCTTTTACGGAAATTCTTTCTACGCGTGGATCGCTTCGATTTCTCTGATCGGGTTTGCGATTCTCGGAACGGGGATCTTATTTCGTTTGTTGAAAAACAGAAAAGAGATCTTTTCAAACTCCTGGAATGTATTCAAAAATTCTTATATATTGTTCGCTTCGGTTTATTTTTGTTCGGTTTACGTGGGAAGCAAATACTTGGACTTTCACGTTTTCGGAAAACAACCCGGCTTTCATTATACGCTGTTGTATTCGCTCACCATTCTCACCTTCGGTTTAAGAAGAATGAAAGCGAGACCGACTCGTTATATCCGAACTCAAACCTGGACCTTGATCTTAATCCAGATTTTTCCGTTGTTTTTATTGCCGGAAATCATTCTTCCGTTTCTCGGTCAAAACGGTTTATTAGGAAATCCGAATGGGTTTTTATTGACTCAAGTGTTTCCGTACGGCGCGTATTGGAACGCGTACGGTTTTATTCTCGCTTGGCCCTTGAACATGGGAATCTTTTACAACACGGGAATCACTTCCTTTTGGCTGATCTACGGAATTCTACAAACCTTCGTCGTAATTCCGTTTTTAGTCTATCGTTTCGGCAAAGGCGCTTATTGCGGCTGGATTTGTTCCTGCGGCGGACTTGCGGAAACTCTCGGAGACGAAACAAGAACCAAAATGCCCCACGGAAAATTCGCCAATCGTTTGGAAAACGCAGGTCAGTGGATTCTTTTGTTCGCCACGATCATCACTCTTCTAAAGCTGAGCGAAATCTTTTTATCCTCTTGGCTCCCTTTCACGCACGTCTTGGGAAGTATCGGCGACGGGGGCAAAAAGATTTACGACGTGGTCGTAGACTTGTTGTTAGCGGGTGTCGTAGGCGTAGGCGCTTATTTCTTTTTGAGCGGTCGAGTTTGGTGCAGATTCTTCTGTCCTCTTTCCGCTCTGATGCATATATATGCAAGATTTAGCAAGTTCCGAATTTTCTCCGAAAAGAAACGTTGTATCTCCTGCAATATCTGCACCAAGGTCTGTCACCAAGGTATCGATGTCATGAGCTACGCGAACAAGGGGCTTCCGATGGACAACGTTCAGTGTGTTCGTTGTTCCGCTTGTGTAGTCAACTGTCCCACGAACGTTTTATCGTTCGGCGAAACGAAGTGA
- a CDS encoding acyltransferase family protein, whose amino-acid sequence MSLTKPTLTKNRKRLFYLDNLRSFALLLGLVFHVAIVYAAEIKYPLRNEERSEFFDVFGEWVHIFRMPLFFFLSGYFTEAIFRAKALKDFLRMRIFRIFIPTVIGILLFAPMQSYISILQSGEKMSYLDFYFRIFLNGNIRPSHLWFLYFLILFTVLHILIRGVTLPLTVLLKKDPSQKGFAQEWKTILVFTSISFVGTCLINFYFMKDDSWFAIEPVNFVYNYTFFLCGSLLISKENLLLEPQSDRFWIWAPLALVAFAAFYEISRIDPFWSYFGYTGNWRRILHILAKCATGWLMIRLLIGLFQKFCDFKNDQTEYMRTASLPIYLVHHPVSLLVGYFVVHTSLSLAAKFSLHLLLVFGITFAIYHFLIRPFHWVNLILGNQTQPKKNPST is encoded by the coding sequence TTGAGCCTTACTAAGCCGACCTTGACAAAAAACCGAAAGAGACTTTTTTACTTAGACAACCTTCGTTCATTCGCTCTCTTACTCGGACTCGTATTTCACGTGGCGATCGTTTACGCCGCTGAAATTAAATATCCTCTCCGAAACGAGGAACGATCGGAGTTCTTCGACGTGTTCGGAGAATGGGTTCATATATTCAGAATGCCCTTATTCTTTTTTCTTTCGGGTTATTTCACCGAGGCGATTTTCCGCGCCAAGGCCCTGAAGGATTTTTTGAGGATGAGAATCTTTCGGATCTTCATTCCCACCGTGATCGGGATTCTTCTTTTTGCGCCGATGCAATCCTACATTTCGATCCTTCAATCCGGGGAAAAAATGTCGTATCTCGATTTCTATTTTAGAATATTCTTAAATGGGAATATACGTCCGTCGCATCTCTGGTTTTTATACTTCCTGATTCTTTTCACCGTGTTGCATATCCTCATACGGGGAGTCACGCTTCCTTTGACCGTGCTTTTAAAAAAGGACCCTTCGCAAAAAGGATTCGCGCAGGAATGGAAAACGATCCTCGTTTTCACATCGATCAGCTTTGTCGGAACATGTCTGATCAACTTCTACTTTATGAAGGACGATTCCTGGTTCGCGATCGAACCCGTGAACTTCGTATATAACTACACGTTTTTTCTTTGCGGAAGTCTTTTGATCTCAAAGGAGAATCTTCTTTTGGAACCGCAATCGGATCGATTTTGGATCTGGGCCCCTCTCGCGTTAGTCGCCTTTGCGGCGTTTTACGAAATCAGCAGGATCGATCCGTTCTGGTCTTACTTCGGTTATACGGGAAACTGGAGAAGAATCCTTCACATTCTCGCCAAATGCGCTACGGGTTGGTTGATGATCCGTCTTTTGATCGGACTTTTTCAGAAGTTCTGCGATTTCAAAAACGATCAAACCGAATATATGAGAACGGCGAGTTTGCCGATCTACCTCGTCCATCATCCCGTTTCCCTTTTGGTCGGCTACTTCGTGGTTCACACTTCCTTGAGTCTCGCGGCGAAATTCTCTCTGCATCTCCTTTTGGTTTTCGGAATCACATTCGCAATTTATCATTTTCTAATACGTCCGTTTCACTGGGTCAATCTGATCCTCGGAAACCAAACACAACCGAAAAAGAACCCATCAACTTAG